The Neobacillus sp. OS1-2 genome includes a window with the following:
- a CDS encoding TetR/AcrR family transcriptional regulator — MPDHEEKLVGEFPFVPKQERAQQKRNALIESGYALFNTKGYEQTTAKEIAAHAGVATGTFYRYFSDKRQLLMSLLEDKLEKFLPPEPSWMTNDPETVLASLLEAHYHRRNELGLQRVLPELMTKDSELAEVLGVARRKIHDRMLSGLKQASESGLTWPDIDLDTVTWAIMVLVENGLERQNQSGKKVDCQELARVICRMVFPPEVLEHLQKSELENKE, encoded by the coding sequence ATGCCAGATCATGAAGAGAAACTTGTTGGTGAATTTCCATTTGTCCCTAAACAGGAACGTGCCCAGCAAAAAAGGAATGCACTGATTGAAAGTGGATATGCTTTATTTAATACAAAGGGGTACGAGCAGACAACAGCTAAGGAAATTGCTGCCCATGCAGGGGTAGCGACAGGAACCTTTTATCGCTATTTTTCCGATAAACGGCAGCTGTTAATGTCCCTTTTAGAAGATAAATTAGAAAAGTTCCTTCCCCCAGAACCAAGCTGGATGACAAACGACCCTGAAACTGTATTAGCGTCACTATTAGAAGCACATTATCACAGGCGAAATGAACTAGGACTTCAGCGTGTCCTTCCGGAGTTGATGACGAAAGATTCAGAACTTGCGGAGGTTCTGGGTGTGGCAAGGAGGAAAATCCATGACAGGATGCTTTCGGGATTAAAGCAAGCCAGCGAAAGTGGATTAACTTGGCCGGATATTGACTTAGATACAGTCACATGGGCGATCATGGTGTTAGTGGAGAATGGTCTGGAGAGACAGAACCAAAGCGGGAAAAAGGTCGATTGTCAGGAATTGGCTAGAGTGATTTGCCGGATGGTTTTTCCCCCTGAGGTGTTGGAACATCTGCAGAAGAGCGAATTGGAAAATAAGGAATAG
- a CDS encoding GTP pyrophosphokinase family protein, whose amino-acid sequence MDIETVFDMKELKSLKVELTRFMMAYKFALDEINTKINILKDEFNYIHDYNPIEHVKSRLKSPESILKKVYRKGYDLSLGSIKENVKDIAGIRITCSFISDIYEMAKMISNQKDVRVVDYKDYIQNPKPNGYQSLHLILEIPIFMSDREELTYVEVQIRTIAMDFWASLEHKIYYKYNKEVPNHMIEELKDAAVMAAQLDRKMERLHQEIAVIKQADHEMEERLIPNDHFKRSFLESFLKK is encoded by the coding sequence TTGGACATTGAAACCGTTTTTGACATGAAAGAACTAAAATCACTCAAAGTGGAATTGACAAGGTTTATGATGGCCTATAAGTTTGCCTTGGACGAAATCAATACGAAAATTAATATCTTAAAAGATGAGTTTAATTATATTCATGATTATAATCCAATAGAACATGTAAAATCTCGCTTAAAATCTCCGGAAAGTATCTTGAAAAAAGTGTATCGAAAAGGCTATGATTTATCATTAGGATCGATAAAAGAAAATGTGAAGGATATCGCTGGAATTCGGATTACTTGTTCGTTTATTTCCGATATTTACGAGATGGCGAAAATGATTTCCAATCAAAAAGACGTCCGGGTTGTCGATTATAAGGATTACATTCAAAATCCAAAACCAAATGGGTACCAAAGTCTTCATTTAATTTTGGAGATTCCGATCTTTATGTCCGACCGTGAGGAATTGACCTATGTCGAGGTCCAAATTCGGACCATCGCGATGGATTTTTGGGCAAGCTTAGAACACAAGATTTATTACAAATACAATAAAGAAGTCCCGAACCATATGATTGAGGAACTAAAAGATGCAGCGGTGATGGCGGCACAGCTTGATCGGAAGATGGAACGTCTCCATCAGGAAATTGCTGTGATCAAACAAGCAGACCATGAAATGGAAGAGCGACTAATACCTAACGACCATTTTAAACGTTCATTTTTAGAAAGCTTTTTGAAAAAATAA
- a CDS encoding CBS domain-containing protein, which yields MKVREFMVKDVISVNPESSIKDVMALLVEKKIGGVPILKKDGTLVGMVTDGDILRAIKPIDRRIPDYFSFITYVAKEDMNNRLKELANREIRMIAKTHGIFSVRPEDDMKNVVELLSKHHFKKLPVVDEQNHVVGVISRGDVIRNIQQTIVQNMD from the coding sequence ATGAAAGTTAGAGAATTTATGGTGAAAGATGTTATTTCAGTAAACCCAGAAAGTTCGATAAAAGATGTAATGGCTTTGTTGGTAGAGAAAAAAATCGGCGGCGTACCGATTCTTAAGAAAGATGGAACGTTAGTGGGAATGGTAACAGATGGAGACATCCTACGGGCCATTAAGCCAATTGATCGCCGAATCCCGGATTATTTCAGTTTTATCACGTATGTTGCCAAGGAGGATATGAACAATCGCTTAAAGGAATTGGCGAATAGGGAAATTAGGATGATTGCTAAAACGCATGGAATCTTCAGCGTCCGTCCTGAGGACGACATGAAAAACGTTGTGGAGCTTTTATCCAAACACCACTTTAAGAAGCTTCCAGTAGTAGACGAGCAAAATCATGTGGTTGGTGTCATTAGCCGCGGCGATGTCATTCGCAATATCCAGCAAACGATTGTTCAAAATATGGATTAA
- a CDS encoding metal-sensitive transcriptional regulator has product MSLDNRKEEELLGDTCCSHDGDQRKSHHSDKVKNNLVTRLNRIEGQIRGIKGLIEKDTYCDDVINQISATQSALNSVAKILLEGHMKSCVVERIQDGDFEVLDEVLVTIQKLMKK; this is encoded by the coding sequence ATGTCCTTGGATAACAGAAAGGAAGAGGAGCTGCTCGGTGATACATGCTGTTCACATGATGGCGATCAACGAAAGAGTCATCATTCGGATAAAGTGAAAAATAATCTGGTAACAAGGCTGAACCGGATTGAGGGGCAAATCCGTGGCATTAAGGGCTTAATCGAAAAAGATACCTACTGTGATGATGTTATCAATCAAATTTCTGCCACCCAATCGGCGTTAAATAGCGTTGCGAAAATTTTGCTTGAAGGTCATATGAAGAGCTGCGTGGTCGAGAGGATTCAGGATGGCGATTTCGAGGTCTTAGACGAAGTTCTTGTCACCATTCAAAAATTAATGAAAAAATAA
- the copZ gene encoding copper chaperone CopZ, translating to MEHVTLHVSGMSCGHCVKAVEGSVGELSGVKKVSVKLDKGLVDVEFDAKVVSLSTIKETIDDQGYDVK from the coding sequence ATGGAACATGTTACGTTACATGTTAGTGGGATGTCCTGCGGTCATTGCGTAAAAGCGGTGGAAGGCAGTGTTGGCGAGCTTTCAGGTGTGAAAAAGGTCTCTGTTAAGCTCGATAAAGGCCTAGTGGATGTTGAATTTGACGCAAAGGTTGTATCACTTAGCACGATAAAAGAAACGATTGATGACCAAGGCTACGATGTAAAATAA